The following proteins come from a genomic window of Pseudochaenichthys georgianus chromosome 17, fPseGeo1.2, whole genome shotgun sequence:
- the LOC117462131 gene encoding uncharacterized protein, with protein sequence MSEETYTYLCNKLRPAMERRDTTFRVCIPLKKRVAIALWKLATGSEYRSIGHLFGVSNTTVCRCVRDFCAAAEALLVPELIRSPDRQKFAEMAAYTENRWGLPQCVGAIDGSHIPILAPQEYHCDYFNRKGWHSIVLQGVVDGKGHFWNVFAGMPGSMHDARVLRLSSLWELASRGNYFPPCTRDIGGVNAGYYILGDDAYPLQSWLLKPFPDTGRLTAEHVVYNKKICSARVVVENAFGRLKGRWRCLMKRND encoded by the coding sequence ATGTCTGAGGAAACATACACCTACCTGTGCAACAAACTGCGGCCAGCGATGGAGAGACGGGACACAACATTCCGCGTGTGTATACCTCTAAAGAAGAGAGTGGCCATCGCACTGTGGAAGCTTGCTACCGGCTCAGAGTACAGAAGCATTGGACATCTTTTCGGAGTCAGCAACACCACTGTGTGCCGGTGTGTGCGAGACTTCTGTGCTGCTGCAGAGGCGTTGTTAGTACCGGAACTAATTCGTTCACCAGACCGGCAGAAGTTTGCAGAAATGGCTGCCTACACTGAGAACAGGTGGGGGCTCCCTCAGTGCGTAGGTGCTATTGATGGATCACACATACCCATCTTGGCACCACAGGAATACCACTGTGACTATTTCAACCGGAAAGGCTGGCACTCCATCGTCCTTCAAGGAGTTGTAGATGGAAAGGGACATTTCTGGAATGTGTTTGCAGGAATGCCTGGGAGCATGCATGACGCTCGGGTTTTGAGGCTGTCCTCATTGTGGGAGTTAGCCAGTCGTGGGAACTACTTTCCACCTTGCACCAGGGACATTGGTGGGGTGAATGCTGGCTATTACATCCTGGGAGACGATGCCTATCCCTTGCAAAGCTGGCTCTTAAAACCCTTCCCAGACACTGGACGGCTGACAGCAGAACATGTCGTATACAACAAGAAAATTTGCAGCGCACGGGTTGTGGTTGAGAACGCATTTGGTAGACTGAAGGGAAGGTGGCGTTGCCTCATGAAAAGAAATGACTGA